The nucleotide window ctagtcagacaatgtcagtttacctttgtaattgttattatcgcggatccacacgtacggcgttcatgaaaaaaacggcacctaaaaactaaacaataaattgccgtccagcaactGGCCCAGTTTACGGCTTGTGGTCTTTCTGGCATcacgcatgcatgcagcagcagcgacagatgtataaacttgcctcattccttgcttcgtttatagtggtacggttcaataatctttgcgtgtaatgcgcttgctgctgcagcaaagataacacgtgtggagacttttgaaagtctactgaagaaacaatgcacgtgtttgcaccatgtgtactgtgtactgtgtactgtgtactgtgtacgtgcaggtttgtacacgaaccaatgagcggcgcggcacgaatctgagatcgccggcaggtcatggaaaactggtacctgttattgcctcacaaccagcgaaagatatattgggaaccagcgaacacactgtacgtccagacgacgtgctttcttcattggttctatttctatgttggggtctaatctcaacctcgttccagttataccctatgctgaatgacaacctctttctcaaaaacacatcgctctcgccagatatataggcctatatatattttaaaatgtgcatcgccgacggatcgttaaaatcacaaacatttaattgcaaaagaatttcttttacacaaccaaatttcaaatcaagaacctataaaaatggttgttggtgagaaaaaaagcattttcaagggcagaaataagggataagatcgtcagaaaaattaaaatataactattattttttttcctttctttttccggaattgttacaaaatcgcaggcgaacccaaaattgtttgaattgtttgagctttacattccttattttcccttaaacctatttaaaaaaaaaaaaaatggaaaaatcacacaaaagtagctcacttctacctggaaaaataggtgtcagaaatgcatcagagaccacaacagagcttctaaaatacccagagctcccagggcccttaagcgggccctgcACCCCGGCCGTAggggacttcgcgctgcgcgcttcgcacacaaaaatgatggaatattgacatttccgatcaactgaatttttttcctgtttttttatcatcacccattctcatgcctgtgggatacaccaagtgaaaagactggtcgttgacaatcaccaatagtgtctaatGCCTTTAATACCCTCCACTTAAGGTCCATCTTTTACCCAAGTccctgtgttttgttttatttcatttcattttcattttccatCTCTGCACTGCACAGTTTGTGTCCTCGTTCAACTAATCATTTCTCGTAGACATGTTGTTCTTGATATACAAGTCATGTCCTTATAACATGTCATAGTTTGTAGAAACTCAATGGGAAACCTTTGGTGACACTATGTAgcagtagacttaccaggtaaatccaatGTTCTTAGAAATCAACATAAACAATGAATTtatacccggtaagtctgctgccaagtagcgttccaaagtctcccattagtatTTATTTAGAGAGCATCTCAAAAGTCTGGCAATATTCTAGAGCGTTGCCATTTGCAATCACCCGCAATCAATTGGACCACCAGAACATTCCAGTTGACCGCATCATTGTGCTGGGTGAGGGGGCAACTATACATTAGTGAATACGCACATTAGCAATTTGAAAATTCCAATGGAATATATATATGCATTGGCTGGAATACTTCAAATAGAATACATTTATGCGTATCACCTAGTATATCATATTGTTGGCTTACTTAGTGCtgtatttaaaacaataattgtaacTGTCTAGAATGATCAGTAAAGGTAGATTTGTGTTAAAACTATACCTGTAATGGTTTTCTGCGGAAAAGGGTGAGGTTTTAGGGTAAgcatttttttggttttaattcCAGGGGATTTGTCTGataagttttttttcccctcattcTTTTCAAATTACAGCGGAGTTAGATGAAGCAATTGCAGTAGCCGAGAAGACTCCAGAGGATCAGACTGAAGCCACATACGCCTCAATCCGTAAGCGCCCTGTCTCACAGAAGTTCAGCCCCGAGCACCTCAGTCTAGTCTTTAAGAGACAAGGCAGTGATCCCGCCTCTGCCACCAATGAGCAACAGCCAGAGGCAAGAAGTAGTCTGAAGAAACCAAGCATTCCTCTGGCTCCCTCGGCCTACAGATTCAACACGATCGCAAGGATGTCATCTTCAAAACATGCTGCCATTGCCATCGCACCAACAGAAACAATTGCTATGGAAACGCAGACGCAGTTTGATGATGATGACCAGCAGATTCGAAGGAACTCCACCAGCTCTGATTCTGCCGTTTCATCATTGCGTTCCTCACCAGCGTCGTCGTACTCCTACACAACGACGGTGTCTAATGATAGCGGAGTTCACATGAAAGTAACTCCAACCGATTGTGTGTCTCCCATGGAACCCATCATGTCCCAGGTGCCTCCAGCTCCAAACTACCCGGCCCCCGTACCTCCTGCTCCCAGCTACCCAGCTCCTACAAACCCAAAGCTCCAGTCTCGATCCCAATCCCTGTATGACCTGTACAGTGATAAGCCACTCACTGCAAGCCCAGAATCACCACTTGGCTCAAGAAGAATGAGCATGGGCCAGAAGCGTCCAAACAAGCCCCCTCCTCCCATTCCGAAGAGAGAGTCCTCAATCAGCGAAGGAAACCTTGCACAAATGAGCACCTCTGAAAAGCCACGACCTGCCTCTCTTGCTGTTTCAAGTTATGCAGAGATCCCTGCATCCCCTTCACCTGAATCTAGTGGCTCTGAATTCGCTAACGCCATCGCGGCAGCCGCTGCAAAGAGAGAGCGCTTGCGAAGAGCCAACAGTGTTGACAGTTTAGATAGTATAGAACCAAAGACGCCCCTGCAGCTTGCCTTAGCAGCTCGGGATCAAAGTCTGCAGGGAGGAAATCAAAACAGGAACCAAAATGCAGAGACGACTGTTTCCCAGGGTTCACCACAGATGGCTCTTAATGAAGCAATCGCCAGACGGAAAGCACATCTAGATTCCAACAAAGACCCAAATGAGagcattgaaaacaaaataaggaaaTACAGACAATCTGATTCGGCAAAGGGCAGCTCTGCAAATCAAGCCTTGTTGACTGCCATTGCCAAACGCCGATCAACAATTGAAAAGCAAATTGCTGATGACAGTGACTCCCAGTCAACAAGTTCTGAAGGAAGTTGTAAAATCGCTGACACAACGCCAATTAAAGATGCTCCAACAGCACCAGGCATCAAGGAGACTGACATAGCTCAGGCGGCTGCTACAATGAAGGCCCGCTTGGCCAGTAAACCCCCAGCAAAAGAGCCAGCAACTTCATTTGGCGGCCACAAGAATGTGATCAAAATTGTGCCTCGAGGTGAAGTCCACAAGTCAACCAGTCCTGCTTCTCATTCTCCTCGTGAGAATACAGACAGTGGACCAGAGACGGGGCCTTCTCATCTCCCTCCCAAGTTGGATAAAACCCCAAAGCCAGACCATCACAAGCATCCGTTGTCCCCAGTCAAGGAGAACGCTGGTGAAGATACTCCCCTCCCTCCTCCCCCTGCAGCTTTCTTGAACTTTAACGCCCACCAATCCAACGGACTTGCCGATCCTGATTCCCCTCTGGGTGACCATGATCAGTCTCTCCATCGTAGAGAGAGGTCCTTCGACACGGCTAGTGTTGTCTCCTCCATGTCTTCCATGTCAACCATGTCTAGCTTCAGCACTATGTCGACGGAGCCTAGCAGCGACATCTTTGAGCAGGATGAAGATGATGCTAGGACAAGTACGATGAAGTCCACCTCTTCGTCTGTGTCTTCAAACAGCACTGTCACCTCCAAGAGCTCAAAGCCCTCCCCCAAAGTGCTCCCAAAACCCAAGAAGAAATCCCACCACATGGATGAAGAAACCACACCGGTATCTGGTCACCACGAAGAGGTTCTTGACAACGCGGGAAGTCTCGTTATTAACACAGTGCCAACTACCGATGTCGACAACAAACATAGCATGACTAGTGCGTGGACCCAACAAGGTTAGTGTTTTGAAAAATCTCATGACTTTTTCTCTTAAATTTGGTTGTTTTGATATCAGCTGAACCATATCAGCCATTGCACTTCATCACTGACTGAGATAAGTTTTAATTCTCTTAATGTATCCACAAGTGAAACATTTGATAGTACAgaaatttttgtgaaaattaaaaatacagttATGGCAATCTTGTTAGTGGTTCCTTTGCAGTTAGTTTTATGTATGTAGATTTCTGATAAAACACtggaaataacaaaaaattaacagtCTCCATCACTATTAAAGGCTCATTTCTTTGTGGTTTAATGGTTTAATGCGCTAAGAAATGCCAGAATcaagtgttgttttttattattaacactCGGTGAAGTAAAATGTTTACTCTGGAAATTTACTAAAAAGCTTTTTAAATCTTGTGTGATGACTTTGCAGGTTCTAACGGAAACTCAAACAATACAGAGGAGTGGCGGACCAAGCCCTTTTTGTCCTGGACACCACAGGATGTAGGCTTATGGTTGATAGGCCTCAACATGAGCGAACACCGGAGTAGCTTCGAGGAGAATGAGATTACCGGGGAGCACCTGTCGAGCCTGAGCAAGGATGACCTCCAGGAGCTTGGGGTTGGACGCCTCGGCCATCGGCTGACCATCATGAAGGCAATCCAGCAGCAACTGCCAGTATAATCACCGGGGAGAATTCtcactcttttaaaggcacaggggtcaatttcacagaACTTACCTTACTTAAGATTGATCCTAggatttaggactagtcctagccttaaaggcagcggacactattggtaattgccaaagaccagtcttctcacttggtgtatatcaacgtatgcataaaataacaaacatgtgaaaatttgagctcgattggtcgtcggagttgcgagataactatgaaagaaaaaaacacccctgtcacacgaagttgtgtgcttttagatgcttgatttccagacctcaaattgtaaacttatttatcaacctctccccattactcgtttccaagtaaggttttatgctaataattattttgagtaattaccaatagtgtccactgccttacagACCAATCCTAGGATTGATTTCTCAAAACTCTCCTTAAGCAGGACGAGTGGCAAGTAATATAAAACCACAAATGAATTCTCGGACGAGGCTGAATATGATTGCGCACAGGCTATTTGATGACTGTATCGCCCAGTTAATTAAATGGTGGTATGAATTGCAcatcctaactctttgtgaagtcgacccctggacacgtttgataattgtaaaaagtccagtattctcacttggtttttcccaacatatgcatgaaataacaaacctgtgaaaatttgggctcaattgcaagaaaataatgaaaggaaaaaaatccttgttgcacacatttgtgtgctttcagatgcttgagaaaggcttcaggcctgaagtctttctcaataTCACATATTTGAgtgcgaaattacctcttcctcaaatactacgttacttcagagggagtcgtttctcacaatgttttatactatcaacagctctccattgcttgtttccgaataagttttttttatgctaatatgtgttttttagtaacaaccaaacgtgtccagtgccttttaagttCATAATTTTGTACCTTTTTAGTGCCACTATTGGCTTTCAGACCCTCTGTCTGAAATCGTAAGTAGATGTCTTGTAAGGTTTTTTACCGCCTTTTTTGAACACTTGTCTGACCCTATTCCTCCTGAAATAATACTGAAACATGGCATTAAAAGAACAGTGCcccattgtaaaaaaaaatgcatgctGAGCAAAAACATGTGGGGAACCAGCCACAAATACCTGTACATGGTATTTTTTAACTGGTAAACCAAATCATGCTTATAAGTAGATTTGATTGATGACTATTTTATCACCTAGTTTATGAAGTTCAgctaaagggggggggggggggtcattcagGATGAATGTTCTcatgtgtgaaaaaaaatatatatatttattgtgagGAAGAGAGGAGGAAAGTGTTGTGTGTGACAAATGTCTGGATGAGgctaatttaaataatttaagaTGCTTAAAAGAGTGGAGATTTGGGTTTAAGGAAGACGGAAACGTTTACTTGACTCTATCTAACTGTACATATAATTCTTTATCAGTCTTCTTGATTCTGattgtaaatattaataatgaattgTACAAAGCTTCTGGGTTTTTTTGTATTAAGATTTCCCTTCCAGAAATATGTGAGTTTTTCTCTCTGTAAATATTAAGTTCAAACAAAAACCACTGTAGCATTATGAAcataaactttttttctttttttccctttttgggTGGGAGGAGGGGTtgtgttttggggtgttttttgggggggggtcgtATGGAAGTTTTCTTAGTTGGTTTGGTTCCtatcttgttgttttttggttggtttttgtttttggggttggggggggggttgtgtgTTTGGGGTTGTTGTTTGTGTGGAAGTTTCCTTAGTTCGTTTTCGTTCCTATCTTGGTCTTTTGAAAAGTTACAACAATTTGTCTGAGGCATCGTCCTAGTTCAATGTTGCATCACAATTCAGTCAACGGATAAAAGCTTGATGTCGTAAAATTTACTGGAAATTTTGAAGATGATCTTTTATCgatatcaactgagctatcgagcGTTAATGGTGGCTGccttgtcaatgtctttgtttggGATGCCATtcagaaggtttttttttcagaaatattTACATTCGGCAAATCTCATACCTGAAGATGACTGCCACACTCTTTGGTTGAGTCATTTctttataaaacaatttcatgcctAAGTAGAAATGttgattatattttgtttttcaatgaagTTCTCTTTGGCAGAATTGAGAAACGGTTTGTCTGTCTGATTTGATGGTTCTACTTTGGTTGTAAATTAAAagcaatttaaataaaataaatctaaaAATGTAAATATAATGTAATATATACTTGAATAACCAGCAATTCtgcatatttgtttgtttgctgtttgaAAATACCTGGATTTAAACTCTGAAATCAGATGTGATTCAGATTGATACAGCAATGACGTTTTCAGCGAAATAGAGTTGTAACGTttctgaaaatattaaaactattttttgattatttgattgccaaaaacaaagcaaagtcGGTCAAATGAAATTTTGCAATTTAATGACAGAAATGAATGAGGGAGGGAAAGAAAACGTGGAATTTTGACAGCTGAAATGAGACAGTGTAGATgggtttttgttattattgaattCTTGATTATTCTTGAAGAAATACTGTTTCTGGGGATATTTCTATACTTGATATAGTgctgatgttttatttttttataagcagtattttttgtacAAAGGAAGATTGACTGTTTTCATTGTATGTTTGCTATGTATTTATCACATGTTTACTATTGTAGTTTCTGACACATGTTGGCTTCATAACTTTGCATGAGCTGAACGTTCAACTGGAAACTATTCAATGGCTAAGAACGATATGTTTGTTagtaattttatgcatttattcaGAGATTATGCATTTATTCATACCTCATTAGACTTTAGTGcctagtttttttctttaaaactgcCTTCAGtataaatattgtttgcttattttgaAGAGTTAATATTAGGTAGGATTTAGAAACCAACATTTAATTTatcattacaaaaacaaaagtcaaaattTTGCCTCAATCTTGAGGTGCTTGTGTTGTAAAACTAATAATTATACCCTGTCCTGCAGTTGTGAAAGCAATGTCAAACAGAGACTAGAAGTTAATAGAGTCTGGTTTCACATTTGTGAATTTTCGTCattgttgttgtctttgtgTTTAAAGGGAATATGACAAAGATGGCTGGCCCTTTTTGCATGCCGATTACATAATGCATTTAACAAACCATCTGACAACAATGCatcaggtttttgtttttttcggtCAAAGTGTAAAGGTTGTACATTTATCTAAGAAATTATATCATAACACGATTCATTGAATTTTCCactgatttcatttttttttttcatttattaaccTATCCCTACTTCAAAGAAAAACTAGTCTCGAACAAATGCTCAAATGATTACACTTAATAACCAAAGCGCCAAGAACCACACTGAGGCTAAAACTTTGAGTTTGGTTTTTGAGCTGTGTCAAAAatgataattttccacaaatagATTTGTTGGTTGAAACCTTCTCTACACATGCTTAACAGTGTTCTCCAACAAATGTTACATAACCTCTTATTGAAAATAGGGTTTCAATATTTATTagatttttcattttgtatgatACACAAACAGATGACGTGTTAAGGCAAGCACACAAACTATCTTTTCAATGTAATCTCagttattacttttatttatattttactcCGGCCATAAGTGTTTGTGGCAGATTAATAGCAATTCAAtcacctttttttcttccagcTAATTTAAAATAACCTCCTTGTTCTTATATTGGGAGTCAACTACTGTACTTCAAGAATTACTAAACCAAGtttttgtatacattgtatCCGAACTATTGGCTGGCTTTGGAAGGAAATAAAATTATCTAAGTATATTTTAAGACGACGTTTATGGTTTGGTAATTTCCGGTGTTTTCCCCCCTAAAGTCGTTGTAATTAACTTATTTGCAAGTAAGGATGTTTGAGGTTTGTGCGGAGTAGTTATAGATAATCGGgatgtaattgttttctttgcatCAAAATTGCCACGGTCGTAGTGCTTTCCATTAatggggatttttttcttcttctaaatcgattcaagaAATGGAATcctgaaaaatcaaaatcaGGAAAATATTTTAGTATGGCAATTCTTTACTACTGA belongs to Asterias rubens chromosome 6, eAstRub1.3, whole genome shotgun sequence and includes:
- the LOC117291430 gene encoding SH3 and multiple ankyrin repeat domains protein 1-like isoform X6 translates to MDLPFSNGSVRSLNSVESRSSGGSSDSVGEYFSIRVRIPEIDTQSYLSFRRDRPIWNSKMQLLKTVGSALTDGLNYGFYLPPSHGKAGKFLEEERLFSDYPTDPANMPFLEFKYKRRVYKQMKLDIKEVKKYHNKSNVKMFFEAVRTKNIEKIVKMTGKCMDSNIHEESTGESPLTIAATLKNCGDVIQVLVSGGAHLDFRSRDGKTAIHKAVEKGNQSITELLLGLGASPNSKDLRGLTALYYNVQKGGDPMIAEVLLKDRTDLNISDDQGWKEIHHACRHGRIQHLQLLIYYGADIDSQNEAGNTPLHVCAIYKEESAARMLLFRGADKSLKNKSSQTAFQVAIVANNFPIGEMIRNYSDENVVRQQELPSYNNRRRTSMAGNLNRATSEPFLAGNSVGCIAGTRMSIASSSSSGFPEEENLSQVDSPTTPIRTGSVGSIGQVGTTARMVHRKIQDAKQGKLYVAVKDYSAQEYGELTLRKGDYVKVMSIGEFNFWEGEVGHIKGWFPSYCVHEVTGKEKAQTMRERKANYPESMSAKKEKEEPEPRVVFVERKKKGFGFILRGAKSPQGATSAFKPSKGFPALQYLEHVDKGSPAEKANLKRGDFVLEINGQDVTASPHQYVVSLVVNSPDTIVMKVITLPDSKALVWLNEAKKGSLRKKPPPAQPSLTKAKGERAQQELMALSELDEAIAVAEKTPEDQTEATYASIRKRPVSQKFSPEHLSLVFKRQGSDPASATNEQQPEARSSLKKPSIPLAPSAYRFNTIARMSSSKHAAIAIAPTETIAMETQTQFDDDDQQIRRNSTSSDSAVSSLRSSPASSYSYTTTVSNDSGVHMKVTPTDCVSPMEPIMSQVPPAPNYPAPVPPAPSYPAPTNPKLQSRSQSLYDLYSDKPLTASPESPLGSRRMSMGQKRPNKPPPPIPKRESSISEGNLAQMSTSEKPRPASLAVSSYAEIPASPSPESSGSEFANAIAAAAAKRERLRRANSVDSLDSIEPKTPLQLALAARDQSLQGGNQNRNQNAETTVSQGSPQMALNEAIARRKAHLDSNKDPNESIENKIRKYRQSDSAKGSSANQALLTAIAKRRSTIEKQIADDSDSQSTSSEGSCKIADTTPIKDAPTAPGIKETDIAQAAATMKARLASKPPAKEPATSFGGHKNVIKIVPRGEVHKSTSPASHSPRENTDSGPETGPSHLPPKLDKTPKPDHHKHPLSPVKENAGEDTPLPPPPAAFLNFNAHQSNGLADPDSPLGDHDQSLHRRERSFDTASVVSSMSSMSTMSSFSTMSTEPSSDIFEQDEDDARTSTMKSTSSSVSSNSTVTSKSSKPSPKVLPKPKKKSHHMDEETTPVSGHHEEVLDNAGSLVINTVPTTDVDNKHSMTSAWTQQGSNGNSNNTEEWRTKPFLSWTPQDVGLWLIGLNMSEHRSSFEENEITGEHLSSLSKDDLQELGVGRLGHRLTIMKAIQQQLPV
- the LOC117291430 gene encoding SH3 and multiple ankyrin repeat domains protein 1-like isoform X5 produces the protein MYAWDSIDVDFKVRAAQTTALTMDLPFSNGSVRSLNSVESRSSGGSSDSVGEYFSIRVRIPEIDTQSYLSFRRDRPIWNSKMQLLKTVGSALTDGLNYGFYLPPSHGKAGKFLEEERLFSDYPTDPANMPFLEFKYKRRVYKQMKLDIKEVKKYHNKSNVKMFFEAVRTKNIEKIVKMTGKCMDSNIHEESTGESPLTIAATLKNCGDVIQVLVSGGAHLDFRSRDGKTAIHKAVEKGNQSITELLLGLGASPNSKDLRGLTALYYNVQKGGDPMIAEVLLKDRTDLNISDDQGWKEIHHACRHGRIQHLQLLIYYGADIDSQNEAGNTPLHVCAIYKEESAARMLLFRGADKSLKNKSSQTAFQVAIVANNFPIGEMIRNYSDENVVRQQELPSYNNRRRTSMAGNLNRATSEPFLAGNSVGCIAGTRMSIASSSSSGFPEEENLSQVDSPTTPIRTGSVGSIGQVGTTARMVHRKIQDAKQGKLYVAVKDYSAQEYGELTLRKGDYVKVMSIGEFNFWEGEVGHIKGWFPSYCVHEVTGKEKAQTMRERKANYPESMSAKKEKEEPEPRVVFVERKKKGFGFILRGAKSPQGATSAFKPSKGFPALQYLEHVDKGSPAEKANLKRGDFVLEINGQDVTASPHQYVVSLVVNSPDTIVMKVITLPDSKALVWLNEAKKGSLRKKPPPAQPSLTKAKGERAQQELMALSELDEAIAVAEKTPEDQTEATYASIRKRPVSQKFSPEHLSLVFKRQGSDPASATNEQQPEARSSLKKPSIPLAPSAYRFNTIARMSSSKHAAIAIAPTETIAMETQTQFDDDDQQIRRNSTSSDSAVSSLRSSPASSYSYTTTVSNDSGVHMKVTPTDCVSPMEPIMSQVPPAPNYPAPVPPAPSYPAPTNPKLQSRSQSLYDLYSDKPLTASPESPLGSRRMSMGQKRPNKPPPPIPKRESSISEGNLAQMSTSEKPRPASLAVSSYAEIPASPSPESSGSEFANAIAAAAAKRERLRRANSVDSLDSIEPKTPLQLALAARDQSLQGGNQNRNQNAETTVSQGSPQMALNEAIARRKAHLDSNKDPNESIENKIRKYRQSDSAKGSSANQALLTAIAKRRSTIEKQIADDSDSQSTSSEGSCKIADTTPIKDAPTAPGIKETDIAQAAATMKARLASKPPAKEPATSFGGHKNVIKIVPRGEVHKSTSPASHSPRENTDSGPETGPSHLPPKLDKTPKPDHHKHPLSPVKENAGEDTPLPPPPAAFLNFNAHQSNGLADPDSPLGDHDQSLHRRERSFDTASVVSSMSSMSTMSSFSTMSTEPSSDIFEQDEDDARTSTMKSTSSSVSSNSTVTSKSSKPSPKVLPKPKKKSHHMDEETTPVSGHHEEVLDNAGSLVINTVPTTDVDNKHSMTSAWTQQGSNGNSNNTEEWRTKPFLSWTPQDVGLWLIGLNMSEHRSSFEENEITGEHLSSLSKDDLQELGVGRLGHRLTIMKAIQQQLPV
- the LOC117291430 gene encoding SH3 and multiple ankyrin repeat domains protein 1-like isoform X4; this encodes MNQPWTYTKDITNRELYKVVLVRAAQTTALTMDLPFSNGSVRSLNSVESRSSGGSSDSVGEYFSIRVRIPEIDTQSYLSFRRDRPIWNSKMQLLKTVGSALTDGLNYGFYLPPSHGKAGKFLEEERLFSDYPTDPANMPFLEFKYKRRVYKQMKLDIKEVKKYHNKSNVKMFFEAVRTKNIEKIVKMTGKCMDSNIHEESTGESPLTIAATLKNCGDVIQVLVSGGAHLDFRSRDGKTAIHKAVEKGNQSITELLLGLGASPNSKDLRGLTALYYNVQKGGDPMIAEVLLKDRTDLNISDDQGWKEIHHACRHGRIQHLQLLIYYGADIDSQNEAGNTPLHVCAIYKEESAARMLLFRGADKSLKNKSSQTAFQVAIVANNFPIGEMIRNYSDENVVRQQELPSYNNRRRTSMAGNLNRATSEPFLAGNSVGCIAGTRMSIASSSSSGFPEEENLSQVDSPTTPIRTGSVGSIGQVGTTARMVHRKIQDAKQGKLYVAVKDYSAQEYGELTLRKGDYVKVMSIGEFNFWEGEVGHIKGWFPSYCVHEVTGKEKAQTMRERKANYPESMSAKKEKEEPEPRVVFVERKKKGFGFILRGAKSPQGATSAFKPSKGFPALQYLEHVDKGSPAEKANLKRGDFVLEINGQDVTASPHQYVVSLVVNSPDTIVMKVITLPDSKALVWLNEAKKGSLRKKPPPAQPSLTKAKGERAQQELMALSELDEAIAVAEKTPEDQTEATYASIRKRPVSQKFSPEHLSLVFKRQGSDPASATNEQQPEARSSLKKPSIPLAPSAYRFNTIARMSSSKHAAIAIAPTETIAMETQTQFDDDDQQIRRNSTSSDSAVSSLRSSPASSYSYTTTVSNDSGVHMKVTPTDCVSPMEPIMSQVPPAPNYPAPVPPAPSYPAPTNPKLQSRSQSLYDLYSDKPLTASPESPLGSRRMSMGQKRPNKPPPPIPKRESSISEGNLAQMSTSEKPRPASLAVSSYAEIPASPSPESSGSEFANAIAAAAAKRERLRRANSVDSLDSIEPKTPLQLALAARDQSLQGGNQNRNQNAETTVSQGSPQMALNEAIARRKAHLDSNKDPNESIENKIRKYRQSDSAKGSSANQALLTAIAKRRSTIEKQIADDSDSQSTSSEGSCKIADTTPIKDAPTAPGIKETDIAQAAATMKARLASKPPAKEPATSFGGHKNVIKIVPRGEVHKSTSPASHSPRENTDSGPETGPSHLPPKLDKTPKPDHHKHPLSPVKENAGEDTPLPPPPAAFLNFNAHQSNGLADPDSPLGDHDQSLHRRERSFDTASVVSSMSSMSTMSSFSTMSTEPSSDIFEQDEDDARTSTMKSTSSSVSSNSTVTSKSSKPSPKVLPKPKKKSHHMDEETTPVSGHHEEVLDNAGSLVINTVPTTDVDNKHSMTSAWTQQGSNGNSNNTEEWRTKPFLSWTPQDVGLWLIGLNMSEHRSSFEENEITGEHLSSLSKDDLQELGVGRLGHRLTIMKAIQQQLPV